The following proteins are co-located in the Lacticaseibacillus paracasei subsp. paracasei genome:
- a CDS encoding aldo/keto reductase, with the protein MKMIDLGRSGLHASAIALGVMRLPNLDRPRATELLDAAYDVGINFFDNADVYSNGKAEQLFGDALKKASFTRDQVLIQTKVGIVNDRKATHRYDFSKEHIVDVVNGSLKRLGTDHVDSLLLHRPDPLMEPEDVAEAFLQLQNEGKVRQFGVSNFNPAQIELLQQAVPQRLIINQLQFSLMHTGMIDAGMHTNMADARSIDHDGGLLPYSQQHHMAIQAWSPFQYGFFEGVFIDNDKFSELNALLQKLADQYTTNPNAIAAAWLLRVPADVQVIAGTTKPARIRAIAEAGDIALTRQEWYDLYFAAGNDLP; encoded by the coding sequence ATGAAAATGATTGATCTAGGCCGTTCTGGTCTGCACGCTTCTGCCATTGCGTTAGGTGTTATGCGTTTGCCGAATCTCGATCGGCCGCGAGCAACCGAACTACTTGATGCTGCTTATGACGTTGGCATTAACTTTTTTGACAATGCTGATGTTTACAGCAATGGTAAAGCTGAACAGCTTTTTGGCGATGCGTTGAAGAAGGCCAGCTTTACACGTGATCAAGTCCTGATTCAGACTAAGGTCGGTATCGTCAATGATCGAAAAGCGACCCATCGCTATGATTTCTCCAAAGAGCATATCGTGGATGTTGTCAATGGCAGTCTTAAACGCCTTGGTACCGATCATGTTGACAGCTTGCTATTGCATCGACCTGACCCGCTCATGGAACCAGAGGACGTTGCTGAAGCCTTTCTGCAATTGCAAAATGAAGGTAAAGTTCGGCAGTTCGGGGTTTCCAACTTCAATCCTGCTCAGATTGAACTGCTCCAACAGGCGGTGCCGCAACGATTGATCATCAATCAATTGCAGTTTTCCCTGATGCACACAGGCATGATTGATGCCGGCATGCATACAAACATGGCAGATGCCCGTTCCATTGATCATGATGGCGGTCTTCTCCCATACAGTCAGCAGCATCATATGGCAATTCAGGCGTGGAGTCCTTTCCAATATGGCTTCTTTGAAGGTGTCTTCATCGACAACGATAAATTTTCTGAATTAAATGCCTTACTTCAAAAGCTGGCCGATCAATATACCACCAATCCCAACGCAATTGCTGCTGCCTGGCTCTTGCGTGTACCAGCTGATGTGCAAGTCATCGCCGGAACCACCAAACCCGCTCGCATTCGCGCCATCGCCGAAGCCGGCGACATTGCTTTGACTCGGCAAGAATGGTATGACCTCTACTTCGCCGCCGGAAACGACCTGCCATAA
- a CDS encoding class I SAM-dependent methyltransferase yields the protein MEKRLDYITDLMALGPTANARTIQRRQTAHRLAIAEAWQVKPGEKILEVGCGQGDLSAVLADQVGSAGHVTGIDIASPDYGAPLTLGQAWNHLLAGPLGDRLTVHFNTNLSDDLGPIADQHFDRVVLAHSLWYFASANALALLFKNMAAVCDHVDVAEWSMQPTALDQIGHLQAAMIQGLLYAIAPSDVANIRTLITPDTLAQITHDNTWTYTAGTIVEDPTLDDAHWEIATTNALLTELKLSTDLRDRVKPLLEAMSHNGTASLATFTGRITF from the coding sequence ATGGAAAAACGACTCGACTACATTACAGATCTCATGGCACTTGGTCCAACCGCCAATGCAAGGACCATTCAGCGTCGCCAAACTGCCCATCGACTCGCAATTGCTGAGGCATGGCAGGTAAAACCCGGCGAAAAAATTCTGGAAGTCGGCTGTGGGCAAGGCGACCTAAGCGCCGTTTTGGCTGATCAAGTCGGCTCAGCCGGGCATGTGACTGGCATTGACATCGCCTCACCTGACTACGGTGCCCCGCTGACGCTTGGCCAAGCATGGAACCACTTGCTTGCGGGACCGCTTGGTGATCGCTTAACGGTTCATTTCAACACTAATCTTTCGGATGATCTTGGGCCCATCGCCGATCAGCATTTTGACCGGGTTGTCCTGGCACATAGTCTTTGGTACTTTGCTTCCGCCAACGCCCTCGCCTTATTATTCAAAAACATGGCAGCTGTCTGTGATCACGTTGATGTCGCCGAGTGGTCAATGCAGCCAACTGCGCTGGATCAAATTGGGCATCTGCAGGCGGCTATGATTCAAGGCTTGCTGTATGCCATTGCTCCAAGTGATGTCGCCAACATTCGCACGTTGATCACGCCGGACACTTTGGCACAAATCACACATGATAACACATGGACCTACACCGCTGGCACCATCGTCGAAGACCCTACTTTAGATGATGCCCACTGGGAGATTGCAACAACCAATGCGCTTTTGACCGAACTCAAGCTCAGCACCGATTTGCGTGATCGTGTGAAACCATTGCTCGAGGCTATGAGCCATAACGGTACGGCAAGTTTAGCAACTTTTACGGGCCGCATCACATTTTAA
- a CDS encoding GNAT family N-acetyltransferase produces the protein MIEFTPATASDLPKIVAIYNETIPTHQATADLQPQTVAEKQTWFAAHNNHFPAWMIQVDHKIVGWLTLSAYSDRSAYDQTAEISLYLDVAARGHHVGSAALAFVDREAPKHDLTTVLARIFGHNQASRNLFTKFGYDHWGHLPAIAILPEGEADLEVYGKHFKSRA, from the coding sequence TTGATTGAATTTACCCCTGCCACAGCCAGTGATTTACCAAAAATTGTCGCCATTTACAATGAAACTATCCCGACCCATCAAGCAACCGCTGACTTGCAGCCGCAAACAGTCGCTGAGAAACAAACTTGGTTTGCGGCTCACAATAACCACTTTCCCGCTTGGATGATTCAAGTTGACCACAAAATCGTTGGCTGGCTGACACTGTCGGCTTATAGTGACCGCTCAGCTTATGACCAAACTGCCGAAATCAGTTTATACCTTGATGTGGCCGCCCGCGGTCACCACGTTGGCAGCGCGGCATTGGCCTTTGTTGACCGCGAAGCACCCAAGCACGACTTAACCACCGTTCTCGCCCGAATTTTTGGGCATAACCAAGCCAGTCGCAACTTGTTCACCAAATTCGGTTATGACCACTGGGGCCATTTGCCAGCCATCGCTATCCTGCCAGAAGGAGAAGCGGATTTAGAAGTCTATGGCAAACACTTTAAAAGCAGAGCGTGA
- a CDS encoding MATE family efflux transporter, whose translation MRNLTIGKPLKLIVLFTIPLLIGNLFQQLYSFMDALIVGRTIGKDALAAVGATSSIVFLIIGFAQGTTAGLSILTAQAYGAHDYRRVRRSFGTSIWITGGISLILTVAAVTMTRPLLTVMQTPPDIMDGSIAFVRVIYFGIIASMSFNLLSNMLRALGDSRTPLFFLIIATIINIVLDFWFILGFHSGVAGAGYATVSAQVIAALLCWIYIRMRIPLLMIRRRDLRFDWHDIVQHLKVGLPMGFQMSIIAIGAVILQVMLNTLGTNAVAAYTAAGRIDQLATLPSASFGVAMATFAAQNLGAKEYGRIRRGVYQTLMVNVGLSAVLGVVIILFSKPLVNLFLGPNQPAVTALAQTYFHFNASMYWLLAILFTIRNLLQGLGQTLVPTVAGFFELGMRAFAAIFLVVPFGFAGASAANPLAWFGSVLVLVSSYVRTMRRIRQQEDELAGHQD comes from the coding sequence ATGCGGAATTTGACCATCGGTAAGCCATTGAAATTAATCGTGCTGTTCACGATTCCATTACTGATTGGCAATCTTTTTCAACAGCTTTATAGTTTTATGGATGCGTTGATTGTTGGGCGGACGATCGGTAAGGATGCGTTGGCGGCAGTTGGGGCAACATCCAGCATTGTTTTTTTGATTATTGGATTTGCGCAAGGGACCACGGCTGGACTTTCTATTTTGACAGCACAGGCCTATGGTGCTCATGATTATCGCCGTGTGCGACGCAGTTTCGGTACGAGCATTTGGATCACGGGTGGGATTTCACTGATTCTCACCGTAGCAGCCGTCACGATGACACGACCATTATTGACCGTGATGCAGACACCACCGGATATCATGGATGGTTCGATTGCCTTTGTGCGGGTTATCTATTTCGGCATTATTGCATCAATGAGTTTTAACTTGTTAAGCAATATGCTGCGCGCACTGGGCGATTCAAGAACACCGCTGTTCTTCTTGATCATTGCGACCATTATTAATATCGTACTGGACTTTTGGTTCATTCTCGGGTTTCATTCCGGGGTGGCTGGTGCCGGCTATGCGACGGTTAGCGCGCAAGTAATCGCGGCGTTGCTCTGTTGGATTTACATTCGCATGCGGATACCGCTTCTGATGATTCGGCGTCGTGATTTGCGCTTTGATTGGCACGATATTGTTCAGCATTTAAAAGTTGGGCTTCCGATGGGGTTTCAGATGTCGATTATCGCAATTGGCGCTGTCATTTTGCAGGTGATGTTGAATACATTAGGCACCAATGCGGTTGCTGCGTATACGGCGGCTGGACGAATTGACCAGTTAGCGACCCTGCCGTCAGCCTCTTTTGGGGTGGCAATGGCGACGTTTGCTGCGCAGAATCTGGGTGCGAAGGAATATGGGCGAATCCGTCGCGGAGTTTATCAAACCTTGATGGTGAACGTCGGCTTATCGGCAGTGCTGGGTGTGGTCATTATTCTTTTCAGCAAACCATTAGTGAATTTGTTTCTTGGGCCGAATCAACCAGCTGTGACGGCCTTAGCCCAGACTTATTTTCACTTCAATGCCAGCATGTACTGGTTGTTGGCGATTCTTTTCACGATTCGTAATTTGTTGCAAGGTCTTGGCCAGACGTTGGTGCCAACGGTTGCGGGATTCTTCGAATTGGGGATGCGGGCGTTTGCTGCGATTTTCCTCGTTGTGCCATTCGGCTTTGCTGGTGCATCGGCGGCCAACCCGCTGGCGTGGTTCGGCAGTGTGCTGGTACTAGTCAGCTCGTATGTTCGGACGATGCGGCGTATTAGACAGCAGGAAGATGAATTAGCTGGGCACCAAGATTAA
- a CDS encoding TPM domain-containing protein, producing the protein MRRHLAWFVAALTGLLLFTGAAQPVAAAEDLPARPTEHYYLDQDSVLDESTKQLIDSKNQYYQGTKQQPQIAVAALKSTHGDPLSDYAPDLFQKWGIGKKGTDNGVLLLYANNGGKQNMRIEVGYGLEGDLPDALAGRILNDNLKDIKSHDPKELNQAIRKVFNAVATVIDKKYKFPKDQNTVSDETMNQYRNSSQDSGGNFLTKIVFIFIAVVVVAIIFGSRGGGGRGGRRGRGDSSFWLWVILDALLSSGRRGGGGGFGGGFGGGSGGGSSWGGGSSGGGGADV; encoded by the coding sequence ATGCGCAGGCATTTAGCGTGGTTTGTTGCCGCGCTGACGGGTTTGTTGTTGTTCACTGGCGCCGCGCAGCCAGTGGCGGCAGCCGAAGATCTGCCGGCACGGCCCACCGAGCATTACTATCTAGATCAAGACAGTGTGCTTGATGAAAGTACCAAGCAACTGATCGACAGTAAGAATCAGTATTACCAAGGCACCAAACAACAGCCGCAAATTGCCGTAGCAGCTTTAAAGTCGACCCATGGCGACCCCTTGTCAGACTATGCACCGGATCTTTTCCAGAAATGGGGAATTGGCAAGAAAGGTACCGATAACGGAGTGCTTTTGCTTTATGCGAATAACGGCGGCAAGCAGAACATGCGCATTGAAGTTGGTTATGGTTTGGAAGGCGATTTGCCTGATGCGCTGGCTGGGCGAATCTTGAATGACAATCTGAAGGACATCAAGTCACATGATCCTAAAGAACTGAATCAGGCCATTCGCAAGGTTTTCAATGCGGTTGCGACAGTCATCGATAAGAAATACAAGTTCCCTAAAGATCAAAACACGGTTTCTGATGAGACGATGAATCAATATCGCAACTCAAGTCAAGACAGCGGCGGCAACTTTTTGACGAAAATTGTTTTCATCTTTATCGCTGTCGTCGTTGTGGCCATCATCTTTGGTAGTCGCGGCGGCGGTGGCCGTGGTGGTCGCCGTGGTCGAGGTGACAGCAGCTTTTGGCTCTGGGTTATTCTGGACGCGCTGCTATCTTCTGGCCGCCGTGGCGGCGGAGGCGGCTTCGGCGGTGGTTTCGGAGGCGGCTCCGGTGGCGGTTCCAGCTGGGGCGGCGGCAGTTCCGGCGGCGGTGGTGCCGATGTTTGA
- a CDS encoding LemA family protein yields the protein MKTKRLSPVAVTSIVLGVIVAICLIFGIGTYNSLAKQNQAVEAQWGQVENVMQRRADLVPNLVNAVKGNMGQEQKVFGDIAEARKSYANASSTTDKAKADDQLNKSVGTLINVIKENYPTLQSSNQVNTLMTQLEGSENRISVERKRYIDQVRDYNQSVVTFPKNIFASMMGLGKKDTFKATPAAQTVPSVDFSTNSSSSGK from the coding sequence ATGAAAACGAAACGATTAAGTCCAGTTGCGGTCACAAGTATTGTCCTTGGTGTGATTGTTGCTATCTGCCTGATCTTCGGAATCGGCACCTACAACTCATTAGCTAAGCAGAATCAAGCCGTTGAAGCGCAATGGGGCCAGGTTGAAAACGTCATGCAGCGACGGGCTGACTTGGTGCCTAACTTAGTTAATGCGGTTAAGGGCAACATGGGCCAAGAGCAGAAGGTTTTTGGTGACATTGCTGAAGCCCGCAAGTCGTATGCTAATGCAAGTTCGACAACTGACAAAGCTAAGGCCGATGATCAGTTGAACAAGAGTGTGGGTACTTTGATCAACGTGATTAAAGAGAATTACCCGACACTGCAAAGCAGCAATCAGGTGAACACCTTGATGACACAGCTTGAAGGTAGTGAAAATCGAATCTCGGTTGAACGTAAGCGATACATTGATCAGGTTCGTGATTATAACCAGAGTGTTGTGACCTTTCCGAAGAATATTTTTGCTAGCATGATGGGCTTAGGGAAGAAGGACACCTTCAAAGCAACACCGGCTGCCCAAACGGTTCCAAGCGTTGATTTTTCAACGAACAGCTCTAGTTCTGGGAAGTAG
- the trpS gene encoding tryptophan--tRNA ligase codes for MAKKIILTGDRPTGRLHIGHYIGSLKNRVELQNSGEYEPFVMIADTQALTDNANDPEKIRHSLLEVALDYLAVGIDPDKTTILVQSQIPALFELTAYYLDLVTVNRLERNPTVKAEIKQKAFGDSVPAGFFIYPVSQAADITAFKATTVPVGDDQEPMLEQTREIVRTFNRTYHKDVLVEPEGYFPPKGLGRLPGIDGNAKMSKSLNNGIYLADDADTVKQKIMSMYTDPGHIHVEDPGKVEGNVVFTYLDIFDPDKQQVAELKAQYQHGGLGDVKIKRYLIDVMEAVLEPIRTRREHYAKDMGAVADMLKQGSAKANVVANQTLQEVRDAIGFNYFK; via the coding sequence ATGGCAAAGAAAATCATTTTAACAGGTGATCGACCAACAGGACGGTTACATATTGGTCACTATATTGGTTCACTGAAAAATCGTGTGGAACTGCAGAACTCTGGAGAATACGAACCGTTTGTTATGATTGCCGATACGCAGGCATTGACGGACAACGCCAACGATCCAGAAAAAATTCGCCACTCTTTGCTGGAAGTGGCCTTGGATTATCTGGCGGTTGGGATTGACCCAGACAAGACGACGATTCTGGTACAAAGCCAGATTCCGGCTTTGTTTGAATTAACGGCTTACTACTTGGATCTGGTGACGGTGAACCGGCTGGAACGTAATCCAACCGTGAAAGCTGAAATTAAACAAAAAGCCTTTGGTGATAGCGTTCCAGCAGGTTTCTTCATTTATCCCGTTAGTCAGGCGGCTGACATTACGGCGTTTAAGGCGACAACGGTGCCCGTGGGTGACGATCAGGAGCCAATGCTGGAGCAGACTCGTGAGATTGTGCGTACGTTCAATCGGACTTATCACAAAGATGTGTTGGTTGAACCCGAAGGCTATTTTCCACCAAAGGGTCTTGGCCGGCTGCCAGGGATTGATGGCAATGCCAAAATGAGCAAGAGCTTAAATAACGGGATCTATTTGGCGGACGACGCTGATACCGTTAAGCAGAAGATTATGTCAATGTATACCGATCCGGGCCATATTCACGTTGAAGACCCCGGTAAGGTGGAAGGTAATGTTGTCTTTACCTATCTTGATATTTTCGATCCTGATAAGCAGCAAGTTGCTGAGTTGAAAGCCCAGTACCAACATGGCGGCTTAGGGGACGTGAAGATCAAGCGCTACCTGATTGATGTCATGGAGGCAGTGCTTGAACCTATCCGCACTCGGCGGGAGCACTATGCCAAGGATATGGGGGCGGTTGCTGATATGCTCAAGCAAGGTTCGGCTAAAGCCAATGTGGTGGCTAATCAAACGCTTCAGGAAGTTCGGGATGCGATCGGATTCAACTACTTTAAATAG
- a CDS encoding dihydrolipoyl dehydrogenase family protein, whose product MAYDYGTIVIGGGPGGLAAAYGLAAKQKVLVVENDLWGGTCPNYGCDPKKMLYRGVEVKNAALRMNGFGISGAAKIDWPSLMAFKRSYTTGVPAGTLNGLTHAGITTLYGHAQLLGEHAVKVGSQNVTGEHIVIATGHTPRYPDIPGANLLKTSRDFLDLDQLPTSIAFIGAGYVSVELANIAAAAGADVHIIGHSDRLLRAFPKVATEALKPLLAKTGIHFHPNVELTKITPLGTMTHLHADNFDLNVDMAITAMGRIANVADLGLANAGIKADTRGIPVDDHLRTAVETIYAIGDVNLKPQPKLTPVAGFEGRYVANQILGDQAPISYSAIPTIVFGPTELAKVGVSLEAAEAAPDQYTVKHNEMTHWYTYNRVQDPDAQVWTIVDKKTGRLAGAVVLASLAEDLINTFASAIDAGEKPSDLNKIYAYPSAQSDLQYLL is encoded by the coding sequence ATGGCTTATGATTATGGAACGATTGTGATTGGTGGCGGCCCAGGCGGCTTAGCAGCAGCTTACGGTTTAGCAGCAAAGCAAAAAGTATTAGTCGTTGAAAACGATTTGTGGGGCGGCACCTGTCCCAACTATGGCTGCGATCCGAAAAAAATGCTGTATCGCGGTGTCGAAGTTAAAAATGCTGCCTTGCGGATGAATGGTTTTGGGATCAGCGGGGCGGCGAAGATTGACTGGCCATCCTTAATGGCCTTCAAGCGCAGTTACACAACCGGCGTACCTGCTGGCACATTGAATGGCCTGACTCATGCTGGAATCACGACGTTGTATGGTCATGCTCAGCTTTTAGGTGAACATGCTGTCAAAGTTGGCTCCCAAAACGTGACCGGTGAACATATTGTGATCGCGACTGGGCACACGCCTCGTTATCCGGACATTCCAGGGGCCAATCTGCTTAAAACGAGTCGGGATTTTCTGGACCTTGATCAGTTACCAACCAGCATTGCCTTCATCGGAGCCGGTTATGTCAGTGTCGAACTGGCCAACATTGCTGCAGCGGCTGGCGCAGATGTGCATATCATCGGTCATTCTGATCGGTTGTTACGGGCATTCCCCAAAGTCGCTACCGAAGCTTTAAAACCATTGCTTGCCAAGACCGGGATTCATTTTCATCCTAACGTCGAACTGACTAAAATCACGCCCTTAGGTACCATGACCCATCTACATGCTGATAACTTCGATTTGAATGTTGACATGGCAATCACTGCCATGGGTCGTATCGCCAATGTTGCCGACCTCGGGCTAGCCAATGCTGGTATTAAGGCTGATACGCGTGGTATTCCGGTTGACGACCATCTTCGCACCGCAGTTGAGACGATTTATGCAATCGGCGATGTCAATTTGAAGCCACAGCCTAAATTAACACCGGTAGCCGGCTTCGAAGGCCGTTATGTTGCCAACCAAATTTTAGGCGACCAAGCACCCATTAGCTATTCGGCCATTCCGACTATCGTCTTTGGCCCAACGGAGTTAGCCAAAGTCGGGGTTTCATTAGAGGCCGCTGAAGCAGCGCCTGATCAGTACACCGTCAAACACAACGAGATGACCCACTGGTACACTTACAATCGGGTCCAGGATCCTGACGCGCAAGTTTGGACCATTGTCGACAAAAAGACCGGCCGACTTGCCGGTGCTGTCGTCTTAGCCAGCTTGGCTGAGGACTTGATCAATACCTTCGCATCGGCCATTGATGCTGGTGAAAAGCCGAGTGATTTAAACAAGATCTATGCTTATCCAAGTGCGCAGAGTGATTTGCAGTATCTGCTGTAA
- a CDS encoding ABC transporter ATP-binding protein, with product MALISLEHVTKEYDSKPVVNDLSLKVDQGELFVLVGTSGSGKTTTLKMINRLVDPTSGVIEFADKPLTSYKMRDLRWDLGYVLQQIALFPTMTVAQNIAVIPEMKGWSRQKIRTATDELLTTVDLPPAEYRNRMPSELSGGQQQRIGILRALASRPKVVLMDEPFSALDPISRTQLQDMLLHLHRALKTTVIFVTHDMAEAMKLGDRIGVMRGGKLLQVDTPEEIATNPANDFVADLFKGAQANQGLQVTLSQLAPFAADVSARHAVGGNLTLAEALPLLDAHEALRVNSEHGAFVVNTHSVVAYLASAFVDQNTETKE from the coding sequence ATGGCATTGATCAGTCTTGAACACGTCACAAAGGAATATGACAGCAAGCCCGTGGTCAACGATCTTAGTCTGAAGGTCGATCAAGGGGAGTTGTTTGTGCTAGTCGGCACCTCCGGCAGCGGTAAAACCACGACGCTGAAAATGATCAATCGTTTGGTTGATCCAACGAGCGGCGTCATCGAATTTGCCGACAAACCGCTCACCAGTTACAAAATGCGCGACTTGCGGTGGGATCTGGGGTATGTCCTGCAGCAGATCGCCTTGTTTCCAACCATGACAGTGGCGCAAAACATTGCCGTGATCCCCGAAATGAAGGGCTGGTCGCGCCAAAAAATTAGGACGGCAACAGACGAGTTACTCACAACAGTTGATTTGCCGCCAGCCGAGTATCGCAATCGCATGCCAAGCGAATTATCCGGCGGGCAGCAGCAACGCATCGGTATTTTGCGGGCCTTAGCATCACGGCCTAAGGTGGTCTTGATGGACGAACCGTTCTCAGCATTAGATCCGATTTCCCGCACTCAGCTTCAGGATATGCTGCTGCATTTGCATCGTGCCTTGAAGACCACTGTCATTTTTGTGACCCACGATATGGCTGAAGCGATGAAACTTGGTGATCGGATCGGCGTGATGCGCGGTGGCAAACTCTTGCAGGTTGATACGCCGGAAGAAATTGCGACCAATCCGGCTAACGATTTCGTGGCGGATTTGTTCAAGGGAGCGCAAGCCAATCAGGGCCTGCAGGTCACGCTCAGTCAGTTAGCACCATTTGCAGCGGATGTGTCGGCCCGGCATGCGGTTGGCGGCAACTTGACGCTGGCCGAGGCGTTGCCGCTTTTAGATGCGCATGAGGCGTTGCGCGTGAATAGTGAACATGGTGCGTTTGTGGTCAATACCCATAGTGTTGTCGCTTATCTCGCAAGTGCATTTGTCGATCAGAACACAGAGACGAAGGAGTGA
- a CDS encoding ABC transporter permease/substrate-binding protein: MADLWRTISERHGELLSALGQHIEISLIALMIAVVIAIPLAVWVQTHHKTAAVLLQVTGVLQTIPSLALLGLLIPFVGIGTLPAIIALVVYALLPIFQNTYIGLRDIDPSYEEAADAFGMSRLRKLFKVELPIALPVILSGVRTAMVMIIGTATLAALIGAGGLGTFILLGIDRNDAALTLMGALAAALLAIVFSWLLNVMQKVSWKVSVGVVAVAVLGMVGSQVYTYATAPKETITIAGKLGSEPDILINMYKELIQKADPDVGVTLKSNFGQTSFLYNALRTDKIGIYPEFSGTVLASLTKPSAAQQQQVTAGKDNYPLAKKLLAKQGLSYLKPMAYNNTYALVVKESFAKRYDLHTISDLGKIAPSIRAGFDLEFIDRQDGYKGIQSKYGLQFKVDSMDASLRYQALDRGQINLTDGYTTDAQLRQYHLVALQDDKGLFPIYRGAPLMRTAFAEKHPQLVAALNKLAGQITEKQMQTMNYAVSVKNKKAATVAHRYLVQHGLLKEVR; the protein is encoded by the coding sequence ATGGCTGATTTGTGGCGGACAATTTCTGAACGGCACGGCGAGTTGCTTAGTGCCTTGGGGCAACATATCGAAATATCTTTAATTGCCTTGATGATCGCCGTTGTGATTGCGATTCCATTGGCCGTTTGGGTCCAGACGCATCACAAAACCGCGGCAGTGCTGCTGCAAGTGACTGGTGTTTTGCAAACCATTCCTTCGTTGGCCTTGTTAGGGTTGTTGATTCCGTTTGTGGGTATCGGGACACTGCCAGCGATTATTGCTTTAGTGGTGTATGCTTTATTGCCGATTTTTCAAAATACATATATCGGTTTACGCGATATTGATCCTTCCTATGAAGAAGCAGCCGATGCGTTTGGCATGAGTCGATTGCGGAAGTTGTTCAAAGTTGAATTGCCCATCGCCTTACCGGTTATCTTGTCGGGCGTCCGGACTGCAATGGTCATGATCATTGGTACCGCGACGCTGGCAGCTTTGATCGGCGCCGGTGGCTTAGGCACGTTCATTTTGCTAGGTATTGATCGAAATGATGCGGCGTTAACTTTAATGGGTGCTTTGGCAGCAGCGCTATTGGCGATTGTCTTTTCGTGGCTCTTAAATGTCATGCAAAAAGTCAGTTGGAAGGTCAGTGTCGGGGTTGTGGCGGTTGCCGTCCTTGGTATGGTTGGCAGCCAAGTATACACTTATGCGACCGCACCAAAGGAAACTATCACGATTGCGGGAAAACTAGGCAGTGAACCGGATATTTTGATCAATATGTACAAAGAACTCATTCAAAAAGCTGATCCTGATGTCGGGGTCACGTTGAAATCGAACTTTGGACAGACGAGCTTCTTGTACAATGCGTTGAGAACCGATAAGATCGGCATATACCCTGAGTTTTCCGGGACGGTTCTGGCAAGTTTGACGAAACCATCTGCCGCTCAGCAACAACAGGTGACGGCTGGTAAAGATAATTATCCACTTGCAAAGAAACTGCTTGCTAAACAAGGCCTGAGTTATCTCAAACCGATGGCGTATAACAACACCTATGCTTTAGTCGTTAAGGAAAGTTTTGCCAAGCGTTATGATCTGCATACCATTAGCGATCTTGGCAAAATTGCACCATCCATTCGCGCCGGATTTGATTTAGAGTTCATTGACCGGCAAGACGGGTATAAGGGCATCCAATCAAAATACGGCTTGCAGTTTAAGGTGGATTCAATGGATGCTTCCTTGCGTTACCAAGCTTTAGACCGCGGGCAGATCAATTTGACCGATGGGTATACGACTGATGCGCAACTGCGGCAATATCATCTGGTGGCGTTGCAAGATGATAAGGGGTTGTTTCCGATTTATCGCGGTGCACCATTGATGCGAACGGCCTTTGCCGAAAAACACCCGCAACTTGTAGCTGCATTGAACAAGTTGGCTGGTCAAATTACGGAAAAACAGATGCAGACCATGAATTATGCCGTGAGTGTGAAGAACAAAAAGGCCGCAACTGTGGCTCACCGCTATTTGGTTCAGCATGGCTTGCTGAAGGAGGTGCGCTGA